The nucleotide window TAGCGTAGTTTTTATACTGAGAGTAGATGGTGTAGCAGCGGTGTATATCCAGCTATGCATAACGTCTTGTAGCTCGATTTTATCACCATTATCACCAACCGCTCCCACATAGCCATAATAACCGTAGGATTTTAGCTCCAAATTTCCCTTATAAGTGTAGATATGCCCATCTTTGATACGCCATTTTTGATTGTCGTCGTTTATTACGCAAGGTCTTAGTCTAACATAGTCCCACTCAGACTGATGTATGCTATTAGCGTCGGTTACGTTTGCTGGGGCTTGCATGCAGAGATTTGTGCCATTTACATTAAAGCTTATCCTGCCAAAAAGGTCGTATCTAGCCTTTTTTACGTCTTTGCTGCCACAATAATTTGCGTAGATATAGCCGTCGCCACCTTTAAATTTAGGTGTCAGGCAAAGATTTTGAGAGCCTGCTTTTTCGATGAGCGTTACTGCTAGAGTTCTATCTTTTGGTTGTTCTGCTGGGCTTGCAGAATATAAGGCTAAAGGCAGAAGTGCCAAAACTTTGAATAAATTTGCTTTCATATTAGCTCCTTTGCTCCCATTTTGGGTTTTTAAGAGTGCCGCAAAATATATGCAAAGCTTTTTTCGCTTTTGCTGCGATTTGGTTTTGGGACATCTTGCCTTGGCATTGGATATATTTGACTTTTCCAAAAATGCCACTTAGCACCATTTATTGAGCTTATTTGCTTTTGCATTTTTGAGCAAATTTACCATACTTGTACAAGTACTGTATAGCTTATTTACTTTAAGGCTCGCATTGATACTTGGCTTTTTGAGTGCCTTTAATCCACCACCACTTAGACATTGGTCCTTTTATTTTCATTGCTCTGCATATTTTTTATCAAAGCAATGAAAATTTATATCATAGAACTTAATTATTTATTAATATAAAATTATTTTATTATAAATTTAAAACTCATCGTACGCCTTTGCCAAAAATAAACCTAAAAATCCTAACAAAAGTAGATAAAATTTTTGAGATTATTCCGCTTTTTGCGGATTGAGATTTTAGATATTTGGCAACTTCACCCCTACCAAACATCACAGCAAAGCTAAGCGGCGTCGCACCCATGCCATTATTTGCATTCACATCCGCCCCAGCTTCTACCAAAGCCTTAACCACCGCCAAATGCCCCTTAAAAGCAGCCCCAGCAAGCGGCGTCTGCCCCCTGTCGTTTCGCTCATCGACCGTAGCACCACGAGCGAGCAAAAGACGTACCACAGACAGGCTATCGTTATAGCTAGCTAGCATTAAAAGCGTGTCGCCCTTGTGCGATTTTAAATTTACACTAAGCCCAGCGTCTAGCATCTTTGCTAGCTCATCCACCCTATCTTGCCTAGCAAAATCAAGCGCCATCAAACAAAGCTCATCATAGCGCGCAAGCTCGGCGTCTTTGGATTTTTTGGCTGCTGATTTGTATTCGTCATAAGTCATTTTCTTTCCTTAAATTTTAAACCCAAAGGGCTTTGGTTTGTTTGGGTTTAAATTTATTTTTGCGTCAAAGGCTAAGTTTATTTAACGT belongs to Campylobacter sp. 19-13652 and includes:
- a CDS encoding ankyrin repeat domain-containing protein; this encodes MTYDEYKSAAKKSKDAELARYDELCLMALDFARQDRVDELAKMLDAGLSVNLKSHKGDTLLMLASYNDSLSVVRLLLARGATVDERNDRGQTPLAGAAFKGHLAVVKALVEAGADVNANNGMGATPLSFAVMFGRGEVAKYLKSQSAKSGIISKILSTFVRIFRFIFGKGVR